The Chamaesiphon minutus PCC 6605 DNA window GGTAGCGGACAAGACGTATTGTGTCCGCCGAGTTGGCACTCAAGGAAATTTTTATTGGCATAAGCGACTAACCCCGTAGAAATAATTGCCAGAATTGCTGTACCGATAATTGCTTTGAGTCGCCAATTATTTACAGGCGGCAAAGCCAATGCCGCCTCAATACACGAGATCGATTGATGCCGATCTTGGACTTCATTCATTAACATGCGATCGATTGCACTTGCCAATCGATCGCTAATTTGGCGTTCTTGAGCTACTAATTCTTGTCGCCACGTCCATTTATTACTCATAAAATCGTACAGGCGATCGGGCGTAATATTCGTCAACAAATGGATACAAGTAGCCCCGAGGGCATAAATATCGCTTGCTGGATAAGCCACCCCCGCCCGAATTTGTTCTGGCGGCGCATAGCCCATCGTCCCTCCAGTCGTACCGCGCGACATTACCGTACTATTGAGATGTTTGGACATCCCAAAATCGATTACCACCAATTGGCCATTTTTGCGGCGCATGATGTTTTCCGGCTTGATATCTCGATGAATCACCCCGCGATCGTGAACGAATTTTAAAATTGGTAAGATATCATCTAATAATTGTAGGATTTTCTCTTCAGAATACGCCCCATTCTCATCCAATTCTTTAAGCAAATTTTGCCCGTCGATAAATTCTTGAATCAGATAAAATCTCCGCTCTTGTTCTAAATAAGCAAATAGTTGGGGAATCTGGCTAGAATCCGCTCCCAATCTATCGAGCTGCGCTCCCTCTCTCTGAAATAATTCGATCGATTTTTCAAAAGCTTCGACGTCATCTAATACCTGCGGTGCCGGGAAAAATTGCTTGATGACGCAACGTTTTTCTTCGGGCATATCCGTATCTACTGCCAAAAAATTGCGGCTCATCCCACCACTATCGAGAAAACTGATTGCTCGGTAGCGATCCTTGAGCAGTAACTGGCTACCACAAGCTTTGCAAACTTTTACTTCAGGATGATTTTGAGGCTGAGGACAATTCGGATTGAGGCAATAGCTCATTGTACGGATAGATGATGCGGCGATAGATGAATTTTAGCTTAATGCTACATAAAAAGAGTGAGATATTTGTCTCGATCGAGTGATAAAATCGCCGAGTTTAGGCCGCAGTTACTCGATCCGCGTGTAGATATTGGCTTTGCTTTGCTTAGATCTGACTAAGCATTATAAACCTGAGTTACATTCGTAACTCGCTATCGGTATATTATATTAAGTGGGAAATGAGCACCAAACACGAGATAATATATTTGACTCAGTAAATAAAGACAACATTATCTATTTACAGAGCGAGATTTTTACTGACAACTACTATATGCCCCAACTCGGATCTCTCTTCGATTGGTTTGCCGATCGTCAGAAAACTAGCCCCAGCATTCAGCAGCAACAGGAGCGAGAGATTGCTGATGGGCTATGGACAAAATGCGAAAGTTGTAACGCGATCGCTTACACTAAAGACCTCATCGCCAATCAGATGGTGTGCTTGGAGTGTGGGCATCATAAGCGCGTCTCTTGCCACGAACGCATCAGTCAACTGATCGATGACGATACCTGGATTCCTCTCGACGAGCAGCTTCAGCCTACCGATCCGCTCAAATTCAAAGATCGCAAGGCTTACAGCGATAGGCTGCGGGAAACTCAGCGCAAAACAGGCTTAACCGATGCCGTCGTCACCGGGATGGGTAAAATTGAAGGCTCGCCCATCGCCTTGGGCGTGATGGATTTCCGGTTTATGGGTGGGAGTATGGGTTCTGTCGTTGGCGAAAAGCTGACTAGAGCGATCGAACATGCTACCGCCAACCGGATTGCCGTCGCGATCGTCTGTGCCTCTGGCGGTGCCAGAATGCAAGAAGGAATGCTCAGTCTGATGCAAATGGCTAAAATATCTGGTGCGCTAGAACGACATCGGGAAGCTCAGTTACTCTACCTTCCCATCCTCACCCATCCTACAACGGGCGGTGTGATCGCCAGCTTTGCCATGCTCGGAGATATTATTCTCGCCGAACCCAAAGCCACGATCGGATTTGCAGGCAGACGCGTGATCGAACAAACCCTCCGCGAAAAACTTCCCGATGATTTCCAAACCTCCGAATATCTTCTCAAGAAGGGTTTCGTAGACAAAATTGTCCCCCGCACCCAACTCAAGCATACGGTAGCTCAGTTGGTTCGCCTTCACACTAGGGCATAGGGCTTGTGGATTGTGGATTGTGGATTGTGGATTGCGGGTTGAGAATAAAATGCTCCCCGCTCCCCAATTGTAAATTTTTCTTTACTTTATGAGGAAAAATCGAGAAACCTTGGGCGAGATAATGAGATGATATTGGTAATATAAGATAGCTGTGGCTTTGGTCTTGAGTTTAGCTGTGTTGTGTACTTATCATCTAATTTAAAGTTATCTTTTTTGAGGGAGAACCATGTTCAAGCGATTCTTGTTGCTGGCTGTGGCAACCATATTGTTTGCATTCCAAACCTTAGTCACTAGTGCTAATGCCATCGAACTTGATGCTGCAACGCGCACAGTCAAGTTAAACCCAGAGGGTGAAACTGTCACCCTCAATCTCAAACAAGTCAATCAAGGCAGAAAACTGTTTGCATCGACTTGTGCCCAATGTCATGCTGGTGGTGTTACTAAAACCGACTTTAACGTAGGTTTAAGCCCTGTAGATTTAGCTGGGGCAACACCCGCACGGGATAATATCGTCGCGCTGGTAGACTACATGCATCATCCCACTACCTACGACGGCGAAACTCCAATTGCGGAGTTGCACCCCAGTATGGAGAGTGCCGATATTTTCACTGAGATGAAAAACCTCTCAGAGGATAATATGTATGCTATTGCCGGACATATCCTGATGCAACCCAAAATCATGGGCGAGCAGTGGGGTGGTGGTAAAACTGTCAGATAGGCAGTTGGATGTCGGATGCAGCCGATTTATGCTGCTGTAATAGTGCTAGCAAATCTTCCACATCGACGGTAAAGGTATACTTCGCTAGCATCCGATCGAAGTATGCACGAATTATAGTGGCTAGATCTCGAAATTGTTAAAGTTTCGACACAGATAAGTACATTTACCGATCGATACCCAACCAGATTGGTTACAATATATGGTTGATAGTTTAGGTTTCTTAATTTTAGATTAGTAAGGAGAAACGTTTTGAAGAAGCTGATTTCGATTTTAACCGTAGCGTTCGCGCTGTTTACAATTACATTTAGCAGTCCTGCTCTAGCTGGCGACGCTGCTAGCGGTAGCAAAATCTTCAGTGCTAATTGTGCAGCTTGTCATGCTGGTGGCAACAATGTCATTATGGCCAACAAGAATCTCAAAAAAGAAGCTCTGGCACAATACGGGATGAACTCGGTTGCAGCTATTACTACTCAAGTAACTAACGGGAAGAATGCTATGCCTGCTTTTGGGGGCAGACTCAGTGCCGCTCAAATCGAAGATGTAGCTACTTATGTTTTGGCTCAATCGGAAAAAGGTTGGTAAATATTACTGTTGGTGACTGAAGACTATTTATTAGTCGCTAGAGTCTATCAATCGTTAGTGGCTGGCTATTGCTGAAGGTCGATCGAGAAATTGCTTATGTGATAAGTTATTCTCTATCCTCATCGGCGATCGCCAGCCACTTGTTTTTTTAGAGGGTAGAGAGTAGGGAGTAGAGGGGAGTGAATAGTGGATAGTGAATAGTGGATAGTGGATAGTGGATAGTGAATAGTGAATAGTGAATAGAGGTTGGGACTGCGTTCTCCCGTCCCCCTCTCCCCCTCTCCCCCTCTCCCCCTCTCCCCCTCCCAGCCAAATGCTAGACATTAACAAGGTTGCTAAACAATTACCTGGAATCGGTCAACACTTAGTCAAGGAAACTGCGGCAAATCAGCATCGGTTACAATTGGCAACAGCTTCGCTCCAGCAAGCGATCGATCGACAGGTAGAATTAGCGGCAATTCAACAGCAGTGGGGTAATCGATTATTTTTTAACTCATCTGTCCCTGTCGAACCTCTCGATACCCGCATCGATATTGCCGCGCCGCCACCCCAACAAACCGTACTGGCGACTGATGGTTCTCAAATTGCCCCCAGTCATCATGAAATTGCCTATTGCTACCTGATTAATGTTGGAAGAGTGATGATTCATTACGGGCAAAATTTGCACCCATTGCTCGACAGCATTCCCGAAGTTTTTTATCAACAAGAAGATTTATATATCTCCCGTCAGTGGGGGATTAGTACCGAGGAATGGTTGGGTTATCGTCGAGCTGTTTCTGAAGCCACAGTCTTAGCAGAATTGGGTTGTAACTGGGTGAATCCACCATTTGGGTTTGAAGATCGCCCTGAGTCTGTTTCTGCTGTCAGGAAGCCGCGCGTACCCACCTTAGCCATGGTAGATGGCTCGCTAGTCTACTGGTTTCTCGAACAATTACCGACCGATGCCCGCGAGCAAATTCTCAATCCGATTTTAGCGGCTTGGGAAGAGTTGCGGATCGCCGGAATTCCGATCGTGGGTTATCTGAGTTCTTCGCGCAGTATCGACAATCTCAATCTACTGCGATTATTAACTTGTCCGCACGATGTCCCCGATTGTCCGACACATTGTGCCGATGCGAGTAAACTACCCTGTCAACAATTTGAAGGCGTCAGAGATACGACTCTGTGGAATACCCAACTATCACCAGGACAACGCAGTTGTTGGTGGCAAAGTACCGCCAAAATTTTAGACTGGTATGACGATCGCCACAAGGTATATTTTTGTTATCTAAATGTGGGGACAGAGATTGCCAGAGTTGAAGTTCCCGCTTGGGTGGCTCAAGACGAGCGGCTATCGGGTATGGCTTTAAGTTTAATTATCGCTCAAGTCAATAAGGGTTATGGTTATCCGGTTGCGTTAGCCGAAGCTCACAATCAAGCTGTAGTCAGAGGCGCAGATCGATCGAGCTTTTTTGCCCTATTAGAACAAGAACTAATCAAAACCGGACTCAAAAATATCGGCACATCTTACAAGGAGACGAGGAAGCGGGGGAGTATTGCCTAGATTTCAGGGATTTTGGATTGCGGATTGCGGATTTTGGATTGAGAATCATTCGTGACAAGTTAAGAAAATCAGAGATTTGTCAAAAAGGTAATAAAAAGATGCCAAACTGTTTCTAGTCAAGAGTTTGAGGGAATAGAGGCCTGATGACCAGCCGCCGAAGAAGTAACCGCGACCACGCCAAAAAGAACCACCAACCAGGTGTGGAAGATGAGATCATCGCCGCTCAAGTAGAGGCTTTATTGACACCAGCAATTTTCAATCAAAGTCATTACTACCGACAATTAGGGCTGAGAAATCGGCTGTTAAATTTACCCTTGATGATGGCAGCAGTGCTGACGCTACTGTGGCGGAATGTGCCAGGAGTCAGAGAACTAAGCCGAATGTTAGGGCGAGAAGGATTTTTGTGGTGTGAGCCAACACAAGTAAGTCAACAGGCGATTGCACAAAGATTTCTGACCTTTCCATCTGAGTTATTTGAGAGAGTGTTTAAGGAATTACTGCCAGAATTTAGAGTGAAGTGGCACCAGAGAAAACAGCGATTGTTGCCACAAAGCATTGAATTTGCTCAAGCAAAATTTGAGCGGATTTGGGCATGTGATGGCTCCACATTGGAAGCGATATTCAAGAAATTAGATAGCTTATCTGATGTGCCAATCGGACAACTAGCGGGAAAAATGGGAGTAGTCATAGATTTGGTGACGAGATTGCCGATTGAAATCTGGTTTAGAGAAAATCCCAAAGCTTCAGATGTTAATTTTGAGAAAGATATCCTGAATTTAGTAACATCGGGCACTTTATTGCTCTTGGATCGAGGCTTCTATCATTTCCAATTTTGGCAAGAATTAATTAACAGAGATATTCATTTTATTACTCGATTAAAAAAAGGTGCATCGCTACAGATAGAGCGAGTATTTAGCAATAGTTATAGTATCCGTGACCGAATAGTGCGGATGGGGTCTGGCACCAAAAAGACTCCATATATAACTGTAAGATTAGTCGAAATTAAAGTGGGTAAAGTCTGGTATTCTTATCTAACTAGTGTACTCGACCCATTGAATCTTCCTCCCTATGTAGTCGCCGATTTGTACGGAAGACGGTGGCGAATTGAAGAGGCTTTTAATACTGTTAAACGATTGCTCGGGTTGAGTTATTTATGGACTGGTTCAGTTAATGGAATTAAATTACAGATGTGGGGGACTTGGCTGTTTTATGCAGTTCTAGTCGATTTAGGTGATGCTGTAGCTGATGAATTATCTCTCCCATTCGACCGCATTTCTTTAGAGATGATTTATCGAGGTCTTTATCACTTTCATGTAGCTCATCATAAAGGTTTAGCTGCCAATCCAGTCACCTATTTTGCTGCCCCAGAGAATCAAGATTTAGGTATTGTTAAAACTGTTCGTAAACCTAATGTTAAGTTAATTATTGCACCTTTTCCTGATTCTATGAGTCGAACAGACAATTTTTTCTTCGACTCATCGCCTCAAGCCCGCTTGACAAGTGCGATCGCTTCTTAACTTGTCACTAATGATTGAGAATAAGATACTTGTAGTCCCCTTGTCACCTCGGCTCCCAATCTCCCAATCTATTTCTTCGAGATCTGTCGCTGAAGACTAGCTACTAGCTTTGGTTTGAGAGTTTCTAACTCTTCTTTGAGCGATCGCTTGCTTTCTTTAATTTGACTGTGGGTGCTGGGGGTGTTTTGACTTTCTGTCAGCCATTCTTTAAGGAGTTGAGTTTTGCGAGTCGGAATTTTGCCTAAGATCGTGCAGACGCAGTGTTCATCGCCTTCGAGCGCAAATAGTACCAATCGATAGGTGCTTGTCTGGGTGAGAATTTGGAGTATTTTCTCACCGAGCGGTTTTTTGAGATCGAGATAGCAGGGCAACATCCGATGTTGCTGCTCGTCTTGGTATAGTGTAGTCAGCCACAGTAACATTGGATGGGGCGAACCGACAAATAGAAACTGCGAATGCGGTTTATTATTTTGGTACTTCTCAATATCGCTACGAGCGAGCATGATCCACATCGTGGCTAATTCTGTTTGCTCGTGCGGAATTAGTTGCGGAAAAACTATTTCTGCTCTAGGTTTATCTTTAGGCCAAATACTTTGACGACAAATATCGTCAGCAGTCGGTGGTGTTTTTAGCTGTGCGCTAGATTCTTGGCCTTGATTTTTAGTTATTAGTGGAGCTGATACTTGCGATTGGTTTTGCTCGATTTGTTCGAGTACTTTCAGGACTTCGGTGACGCTGCTCGGTCTTTGAGTCGCTGTTTTTGCCATACATTTATTGACGATATCCATCAATTGTTGTGGCAAATCTAGTTTAGCTTTGACTTCATTAAATAACTTTGGCGTTTGGTAGTGATGGGATTGAAACCAACCTTCAAAGGAACTAGCTTTAGGTTTTAACGGTAGTTCTCCCGTCAACATTTGGAACATCATAATTCCCAAACTATAGATATCGGCGCGATTATCTAATGTTTTGCCATCCATCTGTTCGGGAGAACAATAAGCAGGTGTGCCCATAAATCCAGTGGGTGACTCATCAGATTTAAGTAGCGCGATCCCAAAATCTAGTACTTTTACTAGTTCTCCTAGAGTGGCATCTTTGGTGATGATAATATTGCTCGGTTTAATATCGCGATGGACGACTTGGGTAATATTGCCATCGATTTCAATCCCATCATGGGCACATTGTAGTCCCAAGCAGATCTGTCGCATAAAGCTAAAAAACTTGGGCAGAGGCATGGGTTTATTCTGCATCACATCTTTGAGACTATCTCCCTTGAGATATTCCATCACATAGAAGGGCATTTCCTCATCATCAACGCCATAGTCGCGCACTTTGACGATATGGATACTTTTTTCGCCTAATAGCGCGCTAACTGTAGCTTCGCGCATAAACCTATCGCGCACCCGTTGGTTCATTTTAGATCGCGATAAAAATTTCACGGCCACAATTACGCCGCCCAAAAGCGTATCCTTTGCCTGATACACTTGCCCCATAGAGCCTTTCCCCGCTATCTCTAACAGTTGATAGCGTTGTACGAGTAAACGGCCATAAAATTCATCTCTCACGCGATCGATGCCTCCATGCCGCTCGACAATGAGATTGAGAATAAATTAGCGATGTTAGTAGATGGAAAATAAAAATTGAACATCAAATCAAAAGCAATCGGGTTAAGCTATAGAGTCTGCGTTAGAAGTGGTCTGGTTTCGTCAATGCTCTGGCTCTAGTGGCAATGCCAATGACAGAGATCGCAATTGGATCTGGCAAATATTTACTGTTTGTATATACAGTATCGCTATTTTCAGTGTCGAGCTAACTGGAATTAATCTGAGGCTAGAAGTTTCTATACCTTAACTCTCAAGTGTCTGTTTTGCCTGCCCCGCGCTGGATGTTTCCGCCACGGCGAGCCGCACCTATCGCGTGTTGACTTTCTTAATAATTTTAAAATGAAGATGAGGATAAACAAGCTTATTTTCAATATACCCAATTCATTCGAGAGGATGGACATCTCCCAAGAGCATTGGCTGTTTTGCGCCAGTGGCTGTGGGCAAGTTGCCCGGAATCTGGCGATCTCGCCAATAGGCTAAGACGGCAAAAGCGATCGCTTCTTTATAATCGCCATCGACTCCCGCCTCATCGGTAGTCGCGATCTGAGTATGTGGCAAGTGATGTTGGAGCCGCTGGCGTAAATAAAGATTGCGGCTGCCGCCCCCACACAGTAATACTCGCTGAGATCCCTTGGCATTGGCAGCCGTAGACAACTGCGGTAAAAATTGGCGGTAACTATCAGCAATGCTGCTAGCTGTTAAGTCAGTAAGAGTTGCTAGTAAATCGGCGGGCGTAAGTTGATATGGTATCGCATCGGCGAGACAATTTTTGAGATATTCTGCACCAAATAGTTCTCTCCCTGTCGATTTGGGTGGCGGGGTGCAAAAATATGCTTGTGTCAACCATTGGCGGACTAATGGCTCGCAAACATTACCTGTAGCCGCCCAAGCCCCATCGCGATCGAATGTTAATTTACCCTCGCTCAGTTGGGTGACGGCTAAGTCGAGTAAACTATTTCCCGGCCCAGTATCCCAACCGCAGACTTTTTGCTCCCAATCGGGCTGACTGGTAGGTGGTAAATAGGTGACATTGCCAATCCCACCAATATTCTGAACGTAGCGATGTTCGACCGGATCGCCGAGTAGATAAGCATCGGTTTTGGGTACTAGGGGCGCACCTTGTCCGCCTGCGGCGATGTCCGCAGCCCGAAAGTTATCGATCGTGGTTATTTGGGCGATCGCGGCAATTAATTCGCCTCTACCGAGTTGGAGACTATACCCCATCTTACTATCGGTTGTCGGGCGATGAAAGACGGTTTGACCGTGCGAACCGATTAAAGTCGCGCTCGCTCCGTCTGGAACATCAGTTTTGTAGCGTTCCTGAATCGCCATCGCCGCTCGTGCAAAACACGTTGCGATCGCATCATCTAAGTCGGCTAATTCTAACATCGATAATTTTGCCCCACCGCAAACCGCCAGAATTTGAGATCGCCACTGCTCTGGATAGGGATAAGTTTCGCCAGCCAGTAGCTCTGCTCGCAAATCGAGTGTCGTGCCCGTAATTTCTACCAACGCGGCATCGATGCCATCGACCGATGTCCCACTCATTAATCCAATTACTTTCATAGCTGTTTCATCTACTGTGGCGATTTCGATGTTAGCACTTCCAAATTCAGAAATTCCAGTGGAGCGCGACAAGACAGGGGTTGGGGGATGAGGGATAGCCACTGGAATGGCATCAATTAGATTTTGAATTTAGAATTGCTGGACGCAAACGATTAATGTTTGGACTAGAGCAGTTGCTATGTTATACTCGAAAGGCTGTGGGTAGTTAGCGTACTGCGACTTCGCTCGGCACGAGTAGCCTCTCCCCTGGAGAATCGGATAACTCACTAATATTAACAGCTAAACTGCTTCAAAATGATTAAAATACGGCTCAAAAGATTTGGTAAAAAGCGCGAAGCTAGCTACCGTTTAGTCGCAACGCAAAGTACTAGCAGACGTGACGGTCGCCCCTTGGAAGAATTAGGTTTCTACAACCCCAGAACCGATGAAGTTCGTCTCGATAACGACGCGATCCTCAAAAGACTCCAACAAGGTGCCCAACCCACAGAGACAGTGCGCCGACTGTTGGAAAAGGCCAACTTAATCGAGAGAAAAGCGAAAGCGATCGAGCAAGGTACTTAGTAACGTGACAGTTTCGACTCATCAATCTCATGTGCCTGACTATGGGCAACTGGTCAAATTTTTATTCCAACCATTTTTGAGTGCAACAGATACGATGGCGATCGATTGCGAACTGACGCTCGATCGCCGTCGAGTGTGGATTCGCGTGGCCCTAGGCAGTGCCGACCAAGGTACTGCCTTCGGTCGAGGTGGCCGGAATATTCAGGCAGTGCGGACAGTTTTAGCCGCCGCCGCCGCCGCTGTCGGTCAATCGATTCATTTAGATGTCTATGGCAGTAGTGCTAGCTCCAGACATCGCGACTCGGATGATGGACGTGATTCCCAGCAAGGCTCTAATGGTGAGACAGCTAACACTGGCGAATACCGTCCGCCGATTAGCAAACCCGTTCGCGCGGCACCCAATCGCCGCACCCCTAATGGCCAAGAGCGGCGCAGCAACGGCGATAGTCCGAGCGTACCCCCACCACGCCCCCGCCGTTAGAAATTTGGGAGTGGGGATTGTCCCGCCAACAATTACCAATTCGATCGTGCAGCTATCGATTTGCAACCGCTGTATGCCCGATCGAATTAGCATCACCGATCGCAACCGTTTAACCCATCGTGACCTGCTGCGTGGCAATTAAAGTCGATAGTCCGATCGCGCCTCGCTGGGAGCCATGATAATTGGACATCCCCAACAACACCCGATCGCTCCCTCGCTGATGGCGATAAAAGCGCGGCGAAGCATTGATATACACGCAAGCACTATTAACCCCAGCGACAAATTGCTGGGTTTCTAAATAGGAATCGGTAACGATACAATCAGCGTGTCCACTACTGAAGCGATCGATCGTCGAGATCGCTTCATCCACGCTTTGAACCGATCTAAAAGCAATTATTTTGCGTAAATAGGGCTGATACCATTCCCCATCTTGAGCTATTTGTAAGTATTCGCCATAACTAGAGACTAATTCTCGATCGCCATGAAGTCGGAACCCCCGCTCTTTTAAACTTTTCCACAGCATTGTTAGAGATGTCGAAGACCTGTCGGCATGAATCAAGACTTTTTCGATCGCATTGACAGCATCCGGCTCGCCGACATGACTATCGCAGATGGCATGACGGACTAGCTCCATATTGCCATTTGCACCCCAATATAAATAACAATTGCCGATCGCCGCAGGTAAAACCGATACAGTTGCCTGTTGTGTCACTTGATGGATCAAACTCGGTCGCCCGTAAGGAATGACTAAATTGACTTGCTGAGTACGAGTTAATAGCTCGTATAGCAAGCTTGGAGCCGAGTCAACTAACTGGACGGCATCTACAGGAAAATCGGCCTGTTCTAAGCCGATTCTGAGGGCAATGGAGATTGCTAAATTAGTGTGTTGTGCCTCTGCCCCTCCTCGGAGAATGATACTATTACCCGTTTTGATACTCATTGCCGCCGCGATTGCACCGAGTTCTGGCAATGCCTCATAAATAAAAGCCACCGTTCCTAACGGTTTAACCTGACTGTAGCGATGGCGATCTCCTACTTCCGAACTCAAATCGGCATTACCGCACATCGATGAAATTTCGCCTAATTTGTACAGCAGATCGATGTACCTTTGGAGACGTTCGGGAGTGAGCTTTAACCACTCGATGAGCAGATCGGAAATACCTAATTCGCGACTTGCTTCCAAATCGAGAGTGTTAGCTTCGAGAATATCGTGAAAAGACCCTCGCAAGGCCGTCGCCATTGCGCCGATGGCCTGTTCTCTTTGCTTGCTATTAGTTAAGGCCAGGTGTCGTCCAGCTCGCACTGAGTGGTGTAAAACACTAGCTATGCTAGGGTTGGCATTCGCATGTTCCATAAAATAAGGTTTTAACCTCGATCGAATAACCAGAGCATAATGACGATGAGGACGATAATAGCTATCGCTATAGATAGTACAAGATCGACGGTCGGACTAGCTACTATCGATCGAGAATAAAGTCTAAATAATACCAGTACTAGCGCAATTATGCCTAGAAATTGAAACCACAGTACCCAACTACCTCTTCCGCCGACCGCTCTTTGTAAGGCGGCACTTGGTTTCGAGCGAGCGATCTGAAAGCGTTGACCATTCCAGTAATAACGCCGCTTGTAAGGATAATTTGCCGCCAATTCCTCGATCGTCAAACCATCTGCGTGCAAGACAAAGATGCGATGGCATCGATCGCACCCAAAGGCTTCGGTGAGGACAATTTGTTGCAGTTTGCCGTTCGGATGACACGGACACGGATATTCTTGGTCTAAATAAATTTTCTGGTGGTGGGGTGACACGAGGAGTATATTAATCTATCGCGATCGATTTACAGGTATAACTACTGTCATTCTCATAGCATATAAAAAAGTCTCCTCATTTGGGAGACTTCTTTTTAGTCCTCATTGGATAAATTGTTAATTTAAGCGGGAGACGCGATTCGAACGCGCGACATCAACCTTGGCAAGGTTGCGCTCTACCACTGAGCTACACCCGCGAGTGCCTGTGTTTTTAACCACGTCTTCTATTATTGCAGAGGGATAATTGTTTGTCAACACTTTGTTAGGGGATAGGGGATAGGGGATAGGGGATAGGGGATAGGGGATAGGGGATAGGGGGGCATTTTATTCTCAAGCTGCAATCCGCAATCCAAAATCCAAAATCCAAAATCCCCCAATTTACCAAACGATCCGGTCAAACGATCGTAGAATGTTTGTCGG harbors:
- a CDS encoding KH domain-containing protein; this encodes MTVSTHQSHVPDYGQLVKFLFQPFLSATDTMAIDCELTLDRRRVWIRVALGSADQGTAFGRGGRNIQAVRTVLAAAAAAVGQSIHLDVYGSSASSRHRDSDDGRDSQQGSNGETANTGEYRPPISKPVRAAPNRRTPNGQERRSNGDSPSVPPPRPRR
- a CDS encoding aldehyde dehydrogenase family protein, with the translated sequence MEHANANPSIASVLHHSVRAGRHLALTNSKQREQAIGAMATALRGSFHDILEANTLDLEASRELGISDLLIEWLKLTPERLQRYIDLLYKLGEISSMCGNADLSSEVGDRHRYSQVKPLGTVAFIYEALPELGAIAAAMSIKTGNSIILRGGAEAQHTNLAISIALRIGLEQADFPVDAVQLVDSAPSLLYELLTRTQQVNLVIPYGRPSLIHQVTQQATVSVLPAAIGNCYLYWGANGNMELVRHAICDSHVGEPDAVNAIEKVLIHADRSSTSLTMLWKSLKERGFRLHGDRELVSSYGEYLQIAQDGEWYQPYLRKIIAFRSVQSVDEAISTIDRFSSGHADCIVTDSYLETQQFVAGVNSACVYINASPRFYRHQRGSDRVLLGMSNYHGSQRGAIGLSTLIATQQVTMG